A region from the Gemmatimonadota bacterium genome encodes:
- a CDS encoding sugar ABC transporter ATP-binding protein — MNPDSPLVSLQGARKSFGPVEVLHGVDFDLRAGEVHVLAGENGAGKSTLVNILSGVHTEFEGTLSVQGRPRRFSGPADATRSGIATIHQELSLVASLSIADNLFLGSELVDRWGRVDFRTQEAEAARLLAAAGLEASPRQVVAGLPVSAQQMLEIVRALAREAAVIILDEPTSALSEREAETLFSRLAALRAQGKGILYITHRMDEIYRLADRITVLRDGKAVVTAPAAHLPPAELVSKLVGRDLTVAEVRATDSAAAPPARAAREVLRVEALTLSDPQVAGRQLVDGVSLTLRQGEILGLAGLQGSGASHLLHALFADAAGPVTGSFTLEGSPFTPRTPAEALSAGLALLTADRKALGLAPAQSVVHSVSLSSLAAYTGPLGWVRRGSERSAVAQATERLRLRAPSLDAPVGTLSGGNQQKAYLARCMLTAPRILLLDEPTRGIDIGAKSDIYELLRGWAAQGISILLTTSELDELLSLSHRILVMHRGRLVSEMTSASATKEGILAAAMGHGGAAREAVA; from the coding sequence GTGAACCCCGACTCGCCCCTCGTGTCGCTGCAGGGCGCCCGCAAATCCTTCGGGCCCGTGGAGGTGCTGCACGGCGTCGACTTCGATCTCCGCGCCGGGGAGGTGCACGTCCTGGCCGGAGAGAACGGCGCCGGAAAGAGCACCCTGGTCAACATCCTCTCAGGCGTGCACACGGAGTTCGAGGGCACCCTGTCCGTCCAGGGTCGACCCCGTCGCTTCTCCGGGCCGGCGGACGCCACCCGCTCCGGGATCGCGACCATCCACCAGGAGCTTTCGCTGGTCGCCTCCCTCTCTATAGCGGATAACCTGTTCCTGGGCTCTGAGCTCGTGGACCGCTGGGGCCGGGTGGACTTCCGGACCCAGGAGGCTGAGGCCGCGCGTCTGCTGGCCGCCGCCGGCCTCGAGGCCTCCCCGCGTCAGGTCGTCGCCGGACTCCCGGTCTCCGCGCAGCAGATGCTGGAGATCGTCCGGGCCCTGGCCCGGGAGGCCGCTGTGATCATCCTCGACGAGCCCACCAGCGCCCTCAGTGAGAGGGAGGCGGAGACCCTCTTCTCCCGCCTGGCGGCGCTACGCGCGCAGGGAAAGGGAATCCTCTACATCACCCACCGCATGGACGAGATCTACCGCCTGGCCGACCGCATCACCGTGCTCCGGGACGGAAAAGCGGTAGTGACCGCCCCCGCCGCCCATCTCCCCCCGGCAGAGTTGGTTTCCAAGTTGGTGGGGAGGGACCTCACCGTTGCCGAAGTGCGGGCGACAGACTCCGCCGCCGCCCCGCCGGCTCGCGCAGCTCGGGAGGTGCTTCGCGTCGAAGCGCTCACGCTCTCCGACCCTCAGGTGGCAGGGCGCCAGCTGGTGGACGGCGTCTCTCTGACCCTACGGCAGGGGGAGATCCTGGGACTGGCTGGATTGCAGGGGTCGGGCGCGTCCCATCTCCTTCACGCGCTCTTCGCAGACGCCGCCGGTCCCGTGACCGGATCGTTCACGCTGGAGGGATCTCCCTTCACTCCCCGGACCCCGGCCGAAGCCCTGAGTGCGGGGCTGGCCCTCCTCACTGCCGACCGGAAGGCGCTGGGGTTGGCCCCCGCCCAGAGCGTGGTGCACAGCGTCAGCCTCTCCAGCCTGGCCGCCTACACGGGCCCGCTTGGGTGGGTACGTCGGGGGTCGGAGCGCAGCGCCGTCGCCCAGGCCACCGAGCGCCTTCGGCTGAGGGCGCCTTCCCTCGATGCGCCGGTGGGCACCCTTTCCGGTGGCAACCAGCAAAAGGCCTACCTCGCGCGCTGCATGCTGACCGCGCCGCGCATCCTCCTCCTGGACGAGCCGACCCGGGGGATCGACATCGGTGCCAAGTCGGACATCTACGAGTTGCTGCGCGGGTGGGCAGCCCAGGGGATCTCCATCCTCCTCACGACGTCCGAGCTCGACGAACTTCTATCGCTGTCGCACCGGATCCTCGTCATGCACCGCGGGCGGCTGGTTTCCGAGATGACGAGCGCGTCCGCCACGAAGGAGGGGATCCTGGCCGCAGCCATGGGTCACGGTGGAGCGGCCCGGGAGGCCGTCGCGTGA
- a CDS encoding substrate-binding domain-containing protein, producing MRHRTALIACFSLVLFACGGDGARRHAGTPDDPFVIGMSQSNLGEPWRVQMDADIRAAAEAHDNLRVIFKDAQNNALTQRAQVEEFVEQGVDLIIISPKEAAPLTAPVAAAYHAGIPVIVLDREVQGEEYTAFIGADNVRIGREAGRWIRDVLGGTGKIVELKGLMTSTPGRDRNQGFLDGLDLPNNPGLEIVFSGEMEWLEPNARTEMESALATNEHIDVVYAHNDPGAHGAWLAARAAGREHEARFVGIDALPHEGQQYVAQGILDATFLYPTGGAEAIALALRILAGEEVPKRITLGTRIFTADNLARGGDPIE from the coding sequence ATGCGCCACCGTACCGCTCTGATCGCCTGCTTCTCTCTCGTCCTGTTCGCGTGCGGCGGGGACGGTGCGCGGCGCCACGCCGGGACGCCCGACGATCCGTTCGTGATCGGGATGAGCCAGTCCAACCTGGGCGAGCCATGGCGCGTTCAGATGGACGCCGACATCCGTGCTGCGGCCGAGGCCCACGACAACCTGCGGGTGATCTTCAAGGACGCCCAGAACAACGCGCTCACCCAACGGGCCCAGGTCGAGGAGTTCGTGGAGCAGGGAGTGGACCTGATCATCATCAGCCCCAAGGAGGCCGCTCCCCTGACCGCTCCGGTGGCAGCGGCCTACCATGCGGGGATCCCGGTCATCGTGCTGGACCGTGAGGTGCAGGGCGAGGAGTACACTGCGTTCATCGGAGCTGACAATGTCCGCATCGGCCGCGAAGCCGGCCGCTGGATCCGCGATGTCCTGGGCGGAACCGGCAAGATCGTGGAGTTGAAGGGCCTCATGACCTCCACGCCCGGGCGCGACCGCAACCAGGGCTTCCTGGACGGCCTGGATCTCCCCAACAATCCCGGCCTCGAGATCGTCTTCTCGGGTGAGATGGAGTGGTTGGAGCCCAACGCCCGCACGGAGATGGAATCGGCGCTGGCCACCAACGAGCACATCGACGTGGTCTACGCCCACAACGATCCTGGAGCCCATGGCGCCTGGCTGGCAGCCCGGGCCGCGGGACGGGAGCACGAGGCGCGTTTCGTGGGCATCGACGCGCTCCCCCACGAGGGCCAGCAATACGTGGCTCAGGGCATTCTGGACGCCACCTTCCTCTACCCCACGGGTGGCGCGGAGGCCATCGCACTGGCGTTGCGCATCCTCGCCGGTGAGGAGGTACCCAAGCGCATCACGCTGGGCACACGGATCTTCACCGCCGATAACCTCGCGCGCGGCGGTGATCCCATCGAGTGA
- a CDS encoding FGGY-family carbohydrate kinase — MGGFYVGIDVGTGSARAGIFDAAGLRVGMGVEPIRTWRPQEDFVEQSSEDIWRACGVAVRAALVEAGLAGDAVRGMGMDATCSLVALDADDAPVTVSPTGKDEQNVMVWMDHRAVPQAERINAGGHAVLRYVGGVISPEMETPKLAWLKEHLPETWLRAARFFDLPDFLVYRATGVDVRSLCTTVCKWTYLGHEQGDEGSVGHWDPEYFRAVGLGDLADEGFMRIGRTVRPIGERAGTLTPKAAAELGLVPGIPVAVSIIDAHAGGLGMVGTAVDGPLSGEADLEERLALIGGTSSCHMAVSREPMFIPGIWGPYYSAMVPGMWLTEGGQSATGALLDHVVHSHARGPELQAQAERRGLSVYAVLNERLDALAQHAPFPAALTREFHVLPYFHGNRSPRANPRLRGMISGLKLTDSADALALLYLATVQAVALGTRHIIEEMNAKGYRIRTLIACGGDTKNPVFVREHADATGCRVALPREPEAVLLGSAMMGAVAAGTYASILDAMNAMSAADRLVEPSGGEVATYFDAKYRVFHRMYEDQQAYAALMDETSGS, encoded by the coding sequence GTGGGCGGCTTCTACGTAGGCATCGACGTCGGAACGGGCAGCGCTCGCGCGGGGATCTTCGATGCCGCCGGGCTTCGAGTGGGGATGGGCGTGGAGCCCATTCGCACCTGGCGTCCCCAAGAGGACTTCGTGGAGCAGTCTTCCGAGGACATCTGGCGGGCGTGCGGCGTCGCAGTGCGAGCCGCGCTGGTCGAGGCGGGGCTCGCGGGCGACGCGGTACGGGGGATGGGGATGGACGCCACCTGTTCGCTGGTGGCCCTGGACGCCGACGACGCGCCAGTGACGGTGAGTCCCACCGGGAAGGACGAGCAGAACGTGATGGTCTGGATGGACCACCGCGCCGTGCCCCAGGCCGAGCGCATCAACGCCGGCGGGCACGCTGTCCTACGCTACGTGGGGGGCGTCATCTCACCGGAGATGGAGACACCCAAGCTCGCGTGGCTCAAGGAACACCTCCCCGAGACCTGGCTCCGGGCGGCGCGGTTCTTCGACCTCCCCGACTTCCTGGTCTACCGCGCCACCGGAGTGGATGTGCGCTCGCTGTGCACCACGGTCTGCAAGTGGACGTACCTGGGGCACGAGCAGGGGGACGAAGGAAGCGTTGGCCACTGGGACCCGGAGTACTTCCGAGCCGTCGGGCTGGGAGATCTGGCCGACGAAGGCTTCATGCGCATCGGAAGAACCGTGCGTCCGATCGGCGAACGGGCTGGAACCTTGACGCCCAAGGCCGCTGCCGAGTTGGGTCTGGTGCCCGGGATCCCGGTCGCCGTCTCGATCATCGACGCGCACGCGGGCGGTCTGGGGATGGTGGGCACTGCGGTGGACGGCCCCCTGTCGGGAGAGGCCGATCTGGAGGAGCGGCTCGCCCTGATCGGTGGCACGTCCTCCTGTCACATGGCCGTCTCCCGGGAGCCCATGTTCATCCCTGGGATCTGGGGTCCCTACTATTCCGCCATGGTCCCGGGGATGTGGCTCACGGAGGGTGGACAGTCGGCCACCGGTGCCCTCCTGGATCACGTCGTGCACAGCCACGCCCGGGGACCGGAACTCCAGGCCCAGGCCGAGCGGCGCGGACTCAGCGTCTATGCTGTCCTGAACGAGCGCCTGGACGCACTGGCGCAACACGCACCCTTCCCCGCCGCCCTCACGCGTGAGTTCCACGTCCTTCCCTACTTCCACGGGAACCGCAGTCCACGCGCCAACCCTCGGCTGCGCGGAATGATCTCCGGGCTCAAGCTCACCGATTCAGCCGACGCGCTCGCACTCCTGTATCTGGCGACCGTCCAGGCCGTTGCCCTGGGTACGCGTCACATCATCGAGGAGATGAACGCCAAAGGATACCGGATCCGGACTCTGATCGCCTGCGGCGGCGACACCAAGAACCCGGTGTTCGTGCGGGAGCACGCCGACGCCACCGGATGCCGGGTGGCGCTGCCCAGGGAGCCGGAGGCGGTCCTCCTGGGGTCGGCCATGATGGGCGCGGTAGCAGCTGGGACCTATGCCTCCATCCTGGACGCCATGAACGCCATGAGCGCCGCCGATCGACTCGTGGAGCCATCCGGAGGGGAAGTAGCGACGTACTTCGACGCCAAGTACCGGGTCTTCCACCGCATGTACGAAGACCAGCAGGCGTACGCTGCCCTCATGGACGAGACGAGCGGATCATGA
- a CDS encoding glycoside hydrolase family 3 N-terminal domain-containing protein, with product MIRSHPRFLALTLAVALAQGGPRDVQAQARSLAPPDTAWVERTLASLSLERKVAQLVTPDLSSAGYISEEDPRLQQWVTLARAGVGTFVLYGGTPRDVAWLTNRLQREAEIPLLISADFEGGPGQQVVGASEYPPNMALAAAGDTVLMYRAASAAADEGRAMGIHLTYTPVVDIAVRPENPQESSRSFGGDLDLLGRMVRAYVRGYHDHGMLTTAKHFPGRGDQVPMPGNPPWMWNPKTEAQLETQEFTAFRHGVAAGVDFMMSEHIAVPAVAGGSDLPASVEPRLATGVVRGRLGFRGMLTTDDLWYDHVVARFGAEEVALRAFEAGHDILLKPRDPVAVIAALTGAVRSGRIAEARVDDAVRRLLLLKTRLGLHRERMVDEGAVGDMVFTPAHHALVQEIADRSLTLLRNEGVLPVTAPRRLVNVSIQKTDIDPGPPLLEAKLASAFPGTRSFTVRPGQSSEARAAIVTAAADADLVVVSLFVQRDRSGDAAPLRDSDGELIRTLMAAHPGRVVAMVYGNPHLARALPDTPTLLVGYGERTWYGNQDAYFDAFVRTLTGKLLPTGRLPVHVSDRYPLGSGIVHH from the coding sequence ATGATTCGCTCGCACCCTCGCTTCCTGGCTCTCACGCTCGCTGTCGCCCTCGCGCAGGGAGGGCCACGGGACGTCCAGGCCCAGGCCCGTTCCCTGGCGCCTCCGGATACGGCGTGGGTGGAGCGCACGCTCGCCTCCCTTTCGTTGGAACGGAAGGTGGCTCAACTGGTCACTCCCGACCTGAGCTCGGCGGGATACATCTCCGAGGAGGACCCGCGCCTGCAGCAGTGGGTCACGCTGGCCCGCGCCGGTGTGGGCACCTTCGTGCTCTACGGCGGCACGCCCCGAGACGTGGCCTGGCTCACCAATCGCCTGCAACGCGAAGCGGAGATCCCCCTGCTCATCTCCGCTGACTTCGAGGGCGGCCCGGGCCAACAGGTGGTAGGAGCCAGCGAGTATCCTCCCAACATGGCGCTGGCAGCAGCGGGAGACACCGTCCTCATGTATCGGGCCGCCTCCGCTGCCGCGGACGAAGGACGCGCCATGGGGATCCATCTCACCTACACGCCCGTGGTGGACATCGCGGTACGGCCGGAAAACCCGCAGGAGTCGTCCCGCTCCTTCGGAGGCGACCTGGATCTCTTGGGGCGCATGGTCCGCGCCTATGTGCGCGGGTATCACGACCACGGGATGCTGACCACGGCCAAGCACTTCCCCGGGCGCGGCGATCAGGTGCCGATGCCGGGAAATCCGCCGTGGATGTGGAATCCCAAGACCGAGGCCCAGCTCGAGACCCAGGAGTTCACCGCGTTCCGCCACGGCGTCGCGGCCGGCGTGGATTTCATGATGAGCGAACACATCGCCGTGCCAGCGGTTGCGGGCGGTTCCGACCTCCCGGCCAGCGTGGAGCCTCGCCTCGCCACAGGAGTGGTTCGAGGGAGGCTGGGGTTCCGAGGGATGCTCACCACCGACGATCTCTGGTACGACCACGTGGTGGCCCGCTTCGGCGCCGAGGAGGTGGCGCTGCGCGCGTTCGAGGCGGGGCACGACATCCTCCTCAAGCCCCGAGATCCGGTGGCCGTGATCGCGGCGCTCACAGGCGCTGTTCGGTCCGGCCGCATTGCAGAGGCGCGCGTGGACGATGCCGTTCGCCGGCTCCTTCTGCTCAAGACCCGGCTGGGTCTCCATCGCGAGCGCATGGTGGATGAGGGCGCCGTCGGAGACATGGTCTTCACGCCCGCCCACCATGCACTGGTACAGGAGATCGCCGACCGGTCTCTCACCCTCCTGCGCAACGAAGGCGTCCTGCCGGTGACCGCGCCGCGTCGCCTGGTGAACGTCAGCATCCAGAAGACCGACATCGATCCCGGGCCGCCCCTCCTGGAAGCGAAGCTCGCCTCGGCGTTTCCGGGGACCCGCTCGTTCACGGTGCGGCCGGGTCAAAGCTCGGAAGCCCGCGCGGCCATCGTGACGGCCGCGGCGGATGCCGACCTGGTGGTGGTCTCCCTCTTTGTACAGCGGGACCGCAGCGGAGATGCTGCACCGCTGCGTGACAGCGACGGGGAGTTGATCCGCACCCTGATGGCCGCACACCCGGGACGAGTGGTGGCCATGGTCTACGGCAACCCCCACCTCGCGCGTGCGCTCCCCGATACGCCGACGCTCCTGGTGGGGTACGGCGAGCGCACCTGGTACGGAAACCAGGACGCCTACTTCGACGCCTTCGTGCGCACCCTCACCGGAAAGCTCCTCCCGACCGGGCGGTTGCCGGTGCATGTGAGTGACCGCTATCCGCTGGGATCCGGGATCGTCCACCACTGA
- a CDS encoding glycoside hydrolase family 172 protein, which yields MISVLTGRPRGVSVGARARVFEAALLAGLVGIAAHGPLTAQEPQAGMVAELRALYRADLLPRYRAASLVAQISSYDTTGGNDDGFQGTYSYVRKEGDFRVLADLAGPGVVNRIWTPTPTDRMVAFYFDGEDEARLRLPFSELFSGNTPPFVKPVVGNEVGGYFSYLPLPYARSLKIVYEGDDIRFHQIQYRSYPEHTDVASFRTPLGGEAAVELERVVDAWNHPGRRPWGEADVHVEERAFAVDPGNDFELFRVERGGRILGIEMERAPGTPPRGPGVALQAWWDGGSPGIAAPVNDFFGYAFGAPAAAGLIVGSRAGIDYAYFPMPFDRSATLALQVLPSEPATVRGTARIFWSEVPRDPTREGRFYATWRREREPARGAPYLLLDAEGPGHQVGVLLQAQGLTPGMTEFFEGDDVTTIDGALALHGTGSEDFFNGGWYAILDRWDRGMSLPTHGALDYSLPLSRTGAYRFYLADKLSFVEHLRQTIEHGPEGNAVPVDYTSVAFHYGERSSAAGMTPQGEPVAQAPPEHHFYPQLMEMSVWFGTSVAFADGALELKGDPTALVRFDVSALPPGRYRVKLSYRRSPDGAEFSVWRRQTQLSDWLDAFAPETTRVEAADMGEVELTEQTRSITVRTRAVEGRAALRIDRLILEEVR from the coding sequence ATGATCTCGGTGCTCACGGGGAGGCCTCGCGGAGTCTCCGTAGGTGCGCGAGCTCGCGTCTTCGAAGCCGCCCTCCTTGCTGGCCTCGTCGGCATCGCGGCGCACGGCCCCCTGACCGCGCAGGAGCCCCAGGCCGGGATGGTGGCGGAGCTCCGAGCCCTCTACCGAGCGGATCTCCTGCCCCGGTACCGCGCCGCGTCGCTGGTGGCCCAGATCTCCAGCTACGACACCACCGGCGGAAACGACGACGGCTTTCAGGGGACCTACTCGTACGTACGGAAGGAGGGTGACTTCAGAGTCCTCGCGGACCTGGCGGGTCCTGGCGTGGTCAACCGGATCTGGACGCCCACTCCCACCGATCGGATGGTGGCCTTCTACTTCGATGGGGAAGACGAAGCCCGGCTCCGCCTCCCGTTCAGCGAGCTCTTTTCGGGCAACACACCGCCCTTCGTGAAGCCCGTCGTGGGAAACGAAGTGGGGGGATACTTCAGCTACCTTCCCCTCCCGTATGCCCGCTCGTTGAAGATCGTGTACGAGGGTGACGACATCCGCTTCCACCAGATCCAGTATCGCTCCTACCCCGAGCACACGGACGTCGCGTCGTTCCGCACGCCGCTCGGCGGCGAGGCCGCCGTCGAACTGGAGCGTGTGGTGGACGCATGGAACCACCCCGGACGGCGGCCATGGGGGGAGGCAGACGTGCATGTGGAGGAGCGCGCCTTCGCCGTGGATCCCGGCAACGACTTCGAGCTGTTTCGCGTCGAGCGCGGGGGGCGGATCCTGGGCATTGAGATGGAGCGCGCACCGGGGACGCCGCCCCGGGGGCCTGGAGTGGCGCTGCAGGCTTGGTGGGACGGCGGCAGCCCGGGGATTGCGGCTCCCGTCAACGACTTCTTCGGCTATGCGTTCGGTGCGCCGGCCGCCGCCGGCCTCATCGTAGGATCCCGAGCGGGGATCGACTACGCGTATTTCCCCATGCCGTTCGACCGATCGGCCACACTGGCCCTCCAGGTCCTTCCCAGCGAGCCAGCCACGGTGCGAGGCACTGCACGGATCTTCTGGTCCGAAGTACCGCGCGACCCGACCCGCGAGGGGCGCTTCTACGCGACGTGGCGGCGCGAGCGAGAGCCAGCGCGGGGGGCGCCCTATCTCCTCCTGGACGCCGAAGGCCCCGGACATCAGGTGGGAGTCCTGCTGCAGGCCCAGGGGCTCACCCCGGGAATGACCGAGTTCTTCGAAGGCGACGACGTCACCACCATCGATGGAGCCCTGGCGCTCCACGGCACCGGCTCGGAGGACTTCTTCAACGGTGGGTGGTACGCCATCCTGGACCGCTGGGACCGGGGAATGAGCTTGCCCACCCACGGCGCGCTGGACTACTCCCTGCCGCTGTCGCGCACCGGCGCCTATCGGTTCTATTTGGCGGATAAACTATCCTTCGTCGAACACCTGCGACAGACCATCGAGCACGGCCCCGAAGGGAACGCCGTGCCGGTCGACTACACGTCGGTGGCCTTTCACTACGGTGAGCGATCCTCAGCGGCCGGGATGACCCCGCAAGGGGAGCCCGTGGCACAGGCGCCCCCCGAGCACCATTTCTATCCCCAGCTCATGGAGATGTCTGTCTGGTTCGGCACATCGGTGGCCTTCGCGGACGGGGCGCTGGAGCTGAAAGGCGACCCCACGGCGCTGGTGCGCTTCGACGTTTCCGCACTCCCCCCTGGACGCTACCGGGTGAAGCTGTCGTATCGCAGGAGCCCTGACGGCGCGGAGTTCTCCGTCTGGCGTCGGCAGACCCAGCTGTCGGACTGGCTCGACGCCTTCGCTCCTGAAACCACCCGCGTGGAGGCCGCCGACATGGGGGAAGTGGAGCTGACCGAGCAGACGCGCTCCATCACGGTGCGCACCCGCGCTGTTGAGGGCCGCGCCGCGCTCCGTATCGACCGGTTGATCCTGGAAGAGGTGCGTTGA
- a CDS encoding ABC transporter permease, whose translation MKRAGQVRSFLATPFARALLALLFMVALGAVFNADGAFFRWSVHRDMLRQVSVYGILACGMTVVIVSAGIDLSVSSLLALAAVSFATLTMPMGWGATTAILAVLAAGAALGSLSGFLVARMRIQPFIVTLAMMAFARGLAKVVSGGKKVTNYVVAADGTSEVVDLPRIFQLIDSRILGGSLSIVTVVFLLCVAVTWVVLERLRLGRHIYAVGGNEEAARLSGVPVGRTLVAAYALSGLFAAVAGICQAAQETQGDPETGMAYELDAIAMVVIGGTPLTGGRGSVALTFVGVLTIGYLQKILSLNAAPEATRLMLTGAIIVCAVLFQRARK comes from the coding sequence GTGAAGAGAGCGGGACAGGTTCGCAGCTTCCTGGCCACACCCTTCGCGCGGGCCCTCCTCGCGCTCCTCTTCATGGTGGCCCTCGGTGCGGTGTTCAACGCCGACGGAGCCTTCTTCCGCTGGAGCGTCCACAGGGACATGCTCCGCCAGGTCTCGGTCTACGGGATCCTGGCCTGCGGCATGACGGTGGTCATCGTGAGCGCCGGAATCGACCTCTCGGTGAGCTCGCTCCTGGCTCTGGCCGCAGTGAGCTTCGCGACCCTCACGATGCCCATGGGCTGGGGCGCGACCACGGCGATCCTGGCGGTGTTGGCTGCCGGTGCCGCTCTGGGGTCCCTGTCAGGGTTCCTGGTCGCGCGCATGCGCATCCAACCCTTCATCGTCACGCTGGCCATGATGGCCTTTGCCCGCGGCCTGGCCAAGGTCGTATCGGGAGGAAAGAAGGTCACCAACTATGTGGTGGCGGCCGACGGCACCTCCGAGGTGGTGGACCTGCCGCGGATCTTCCAGCTCATCGACTCCCGCATCCTGGGCGGCTCCCTGTCCATCGTCACCGTGGTCTTCCTCTTGTGCGTTGCGGTGACGTGGGTGGTGTTGGAGCGCCTGCGCTTGGGACGGCATATCTACGCGGTAGGCGGAAACGAGGAGGCGGCACGCCTCTCGGGCGTCCCCGTGGGACGCACACTCGTCGCGGCCTACGCTCTGTCCGGACTGTTCGCAGCGGTTGCAGGGATTTGCCAGGCGGCCCAAGAGACCCAAGGCGACCCTGAGACCGGGATGGCCTACGAGCTCGACGCCATCGCCATGGTGGTCATCGGGGGCACCCCGCTCACCGGTGGCAGGGGGAGCGTGGCGCTTACCTTCGTGGGGGTCCTCACCATCGGGTATCTGCAGAAGATCCTTTCGCTGAACGCGGCTCCGGAGGCGACTCGCCTCATGCTCACGGGCGCGATCATCGTGTGCGCCGTACTATTCCAGCGCGCCAGGAAGTGA
- a CDS encoding fucose isomerase, whose amino-acid sequence MKQRIAVFWPGDGRDVPNQLALPSIREATAQLEAALRKLGREPYQVEGFLTKPHHAIERLGPVQDPMIGVCVHWFYGPHTTEGVVGKDNPLLLASNFSGQWPGLVGLLNTGACLESLGRKFSRVWTDAPDWTADEAFMARLEEWCATGSIAYGEEQLSYDAPVSREAAAVAAAVAQQFRDRRALLLMLGDTSMGMINGYFGPRLLNRHGFSEHKIDQAWIIDRGRSIDERRMDDALAFVKAKGVTFHWREAGAEDFTEDATREQLRDYLAVLDLAREYKADCIGWQYQLGLLPLRPPSDFAEGLFNSACRPESDGDVIITSTEADQGNAVPMEMMKRLCQAKGLHGSVAFHDVRWGGEHEGRFVWVLLNSGSAGAYAFNHDPDTLEGVHSYRQPAGYFPVPGGTFAGESLRGGMTWARCYIKDDVLWMDVGRGEVVALPAAKRDAWWEGTTRQWPFMAADLGVTRDTIMAHYLSNHIAVAYGDIFQEMVALSQEMGFEVRILSGGS is encoded by the coding sequence GTGAAGCAGCGCATTGCCGTCTTCTGGCCCGGCGATGGCCGGGACGTGCCCAACCAACTGGCCCTTCCGAGCATCCGCGAGGCCACCGCCCAACTGGAGGCCGCCCTCCGGAAGCTGGGTCGCGAGCCCTACCAGGTGGAGGGCTTCCTGACGAAACCGCACCACGCCATCGAGAGGCTGGGCCCGGTTCAGGACCCCATGATCGGTGTGTGCGTGCACTGGTTCTACGGGCCCCACACCACCGAAGGGGTGGTCGGAAAAGACAACCCGCTTCTGCTGGCCTCCAACTTCTCCGGGCAGTGGCCGGGCCTGGTGGGCCTTCTCAACACCGGTGCGTGCCTGGAGAGCCTGGGGCGGAAGTTCTCCCGCGTCTGGACCGACGCACCCGACTGGACCGCCGACGAGGCTTTCATGGCCCGTCTGGAGGAATGGTGCGCGACCGGGTCCATCGCCTACGGCGAGGAACAGCTCTCTTACGACGCTCCCGTTTCGCGCGAGGCCGCCGCCGTGGCGGCGGCGGTCGCGCAACAGTTCCGGGACCGACGCGCTCTCCTCCTCATGCTGGGCGACACCTCCATGGGGATGATCAACGGGTACTTCGGCCCTCGCCTGCTCAACCGCCACGGGTTCAGCGAGCACAAGATCGACCAGGCCTGGATCATCGACCGAGGCCGCAGCATCGACGAGAGGCGCATGGACGACGCGCTCGCCTTCGTGAAGGCCAAGGGCGTGACCTTCCACTGGCGTGAAGCCGGCGCTGAAGACTTCACCGAGGACGCCACCCGGGAGCAGCTGCGCGACTACCTGGCCGTTCTGGACCTGGCGCGGGAGTACAAGGCCGACTGCATCGGCTGGCAATACCAGCTGGGCCTCCTGCCTCTGAGGCCCCCTTCCGACTTCGCTGAGGGCCTCTTCAACTCGGCGTGCCGCCCCGAATCCGACGGCGACGTGATCATCACGTCCACCGAAGCCGACCAGGGGAACGCCGTCCCCATGGAGATGATGAAGCGCCTCTGCCAGGCGAAGGGACTGCACGGATCGGTGGCGTTTCACGACGTGCGTTGGGGGGGCGAGCACGAAGGCCGCTTCGTGTGGGTCCTCCTCAACTCCGGCTCGGCGGGCGCCTACGCCTTCAACCACGATCCCGACACCCTGGAGGGCGTGCACAGTTACCGGCAGCCCGCCGGCTATTTCCCTGTTCCAGGAGGCACCTTCGCGGGCGAGAGCCTTCGCGGCGGAATGACCTGGGCACGCTGCTACATCAAGGACGACGTGCTCTGGATGGACGTGGGTCGCGGGGAGGTGGTCGCGCTTCCAGCGGCCAAGCGCGATGCCTGGTGGGAGGGTACGACGCGCCAGTGGCCGTTCATGGCGGCCGACCTCGGAGTGACGCGGGACACCATCATGGCGCACTACCTCTCCAACCACATCGCGGTGGCCTACGGCGACATCTTCCAGGAGATGGTGGCCCTGTCGCAGGAGATGGGGTTCGAGGTCCGCATTCTGAGCGGAGGGAGCTGA